A genomic region of Cannabis sativa cultivar Pink pepper isolate KNU-18-1 chromosome 1, ASM2916894v1, whole genome shotgun sequence contains the following coding sequences:
- the LOC115705935 gene encoding pentatricopeptide repeat-containing protein At2g19280, with product MKSLSSILNECKTGAKLVFRSPFIYHSFRNIALSSTSVLEDSCLLSDDFISCDDSKLLEAKHSSFKAREEYGVFSGGKDAAEVCEKGVLYFNSKKAEAPEVMDIFRILTNCGWNLTSRNGYSIKLNEFNIIRIIDYLFQESSSANLALYFFKWSESFIGSKHTIRSVCRMIHVLTSGNMKHRTMDLLLRLVRENVDEESPSLLLAVLYETHSERNILESVCSMLVNCYIKENMVNKALKLTCQMKNLLSIYPSDRVYHALLRGLIGSQQLELAWEWLDDIQSRGMGLNASTISLFIHNYCKEGDLESGWKLLCQMRKYGMKPDVVLYTIIIDTLCKMSRPNLATSLLFKMIHFGISPDSVLLSSVIDGYCKLGHMEEAINILKVFKLQHNIFMYNSFISMLCLDGDIVKASRIFHEMTEFGLLPDCFSYTSIIGGYCKVGDIQKGFLYLGKMFKVGIKPSVTTYTILIDACCKFGTMEMAECLFSKLVTDGLLPDVVVYNTLVYGYGKKGQLQKVFELLDMMKSSNVCPDVVTYNTLIHSLVIRGYVNEAKSVLDELIQRGFSPDVVTFTNLIDGFSKRGSFEEAFLVWFYMSEHQVKPDVVTCSAILSGYCRQHRMEEANALFQKMLGIGLNPDLRLYNILIHGFCNIGNMDDACNLVCRMVQCSILPNNVTHRSLVLGFEKKWVKKPVESVGFILQEILQRYGTNVDIDEYLKMIEQPGRYKTS from the coding sequence ATGAAAAGTTTATCTTCCATCTTGAATGAGTGCAAAACTGGAGCAAAGCTGGTATTCAGGAGCCCATTCATATACCATTCATTCAGGAATATTGCATTGTCCTCCACATCTGTTTTGGAGGATTCATGCCTATTGTCTGATGATTTCATTTCTTGTGATGATTCCAAATTGCTGGAGGCTAAGCACAGTTCATTTAAAGCCAGAGAAGAATATGGGGTTTTTTCTGGTGGAAAAGATGCGGCTGAGGTTTGTGAAAAGGGTGTGTTGTATTTCAATAGTAAAAAAGCAGAGGCTCCTGAGGTGATGGATATCTTTAGAATACTTACGAATTGCGGATGGAACTTGACATCCCGAAATGGGTACAGTATAAAACTGAATGAGTTCAATATCataaggatcattgattatctGTTTCAAGAGAGTTCCAGTGCCAATCTTGCTTTGTACTTTTTTAAGTGGTCAGAGAGCTTCATTGGATCAAAGCATACTATACGGTCAGTATGTAGAATGATACATGTATTGACTTCTGGGAACATGAAGCATAGGACAATGGATCTACTGCTACGTCTTGTGAGAGAGAATGTGGATGAGGAATCACCCAGTTTGTTGCTAGCAGTCCTATATGAAACCCATTCTgaaagaaatattttagagagtGTATGTAGCATGCTTGTTAATTGCTATATTAAAGAGAACATGGTAAATAAAGCTCTTAAGTTAACATGTCAAATGAAGAACCTCCTTAGTATCTATCCGTCAGATAGGGTTTATCATGCGTTACTGCGGGGGTTGATTGGATCTCAGCAGTTGGAATTGGCATGGGAATGGTTGGATGATATCCAGAGTAGAGGAATGGGATTAAATGCTTCTACAATTAGCTTATTCATTCATAATTATTGCAAGGAAGGTGATCTTGAAAGCGGCTGGAAATTGCTTTGCCAAATGAGAAAATATGGGATGAAACCTGATGTTGTTTTGTATACTATTATCATTGATACACTTTGCAAAATGTCTCGTCCTAATTTAGCCACCTCCTTGTTGTTTAAGATGATTCATTTTGGTATCTCTCCAGATTCAGTGTTACTAAGCTCAGTTATTGATGGTTACTGTAAATTGGGACATATGGAAGAAGCAATTAATATATTGAAGGTTTTTAAGCTTCAACACAATATTTTCATGTACAATAGCTTTATATCTATGTTATGTTTGGATGGTGACATTGTAAAAGCTTCTAGAATATTCCATGAGATGACTGAGTTTGGCTTGTTGCCAGATTGTTTTAGCTACACAAGTATAATTGGAGGATACTGTAAAGTAGGGGATATACAGAAAGGCTTTCTATATCTTGGGAAAATGTTTAAAGTTGGAATCAAACCATCAGTTACCACATACACGATACTAATTGATGCTTGTTGCAAGTTTGGAACCATGGAAATGGCAGAATGTTTGTTTTCTAAACTGGTGACAGATGGTTTGCTACCTGATGTTGTTGTATATAATACATTAGTGTACGGATATGGAAAGAAGGGACAGTTACAGAAGGTTTTTGAGCTTTTGGATATGATGAAATCTTCTAATGTATGTCCTGATGTTGTAACCTATAACACTCTCATTCATAGTCTTGTGATAAGAGGTTACGTGAATGAGGCGAAAAGTGTTTTAGATGAGCTCATTCAGAGGGGTTTTTCCCCAGATGTTGTAACATTCACCAATTTAATAGACGGGTTCTCAAAAAGGGGGAGCTTTGAAGAGGCCTTCCTGGTGTGGTTCTACATGAGTGAGCACCAAGTGAAGCCTGATGTTGTGACTTGCAGTGCTATCCTCAGTGGATACTGCAGGCAACACCGTATGGAAGAAGCCAATGCTTTATTTCAGAAGATGCTTGGAATTGGATTGAATCCAGACCTAAGGCTGTACAACATTCTCATTCATGGATTTTGTAATATTGGGAACATGGATGATGCATGTAACTTGGTGTGTAGGATGGTGCAGTGTAGTATTCTTCCAAATAATGTTACTCATAGATCCCTAGTGCTTGGATTTGAGAAGAAGTGGGTTAAGAAGCCTGTAGAAAGTGTAGGTTTTATATTGCAAGAAATATTGCAGAGATATGGTACTAATGTTGATATAGATGAGTACTTAAAGATGATAGAGCAACCGGGTCGCTATAAAACTTCATAA